The following proteins are co-located in the Solanum pennellii chromosome 1, SPENNV200 genome:
- the LOC107002118 gene encoding aminopeptidase P2: MDSSLSVSTTMLTCSSKLHHYPPRSFRFLTFSLPIFRKLGICPKFLSKSPNLTVRSSSSITAKPSWEFQKKGSGKEQDNKLRALREIFTRPGVNVDAYIIPSQDAHQSEFIAECYMRRAYISGFTGSAGTAVVTKDKAALWTDGRYFLQAEKQLNSSWDLMRAGNMGVPTPSQWVNTVLAPGCRIGIDPFLFSSDAAKEFKEDISKGNHELVFLYDFNLVDEIWKESRPNPPKEPIRLHDLKYAGVNVSSKLSCLRSELRNAGASAIVISMLDEIAWLLNLRGNDIRHSPVMYAYLVVEIDGAKLFVDDTKVTPEVMEHLTNAGIELRAYESILSEIESLAAKGANLWLDTSSVNAAIVNAYESACYKYPWDSAKSRKKRTANLDSNGQSGGPCAVYRSSPVSLSKAVKNDAELEGMRNCHLRDAAALAQFWAWLEDEIQRDVVLTEVEVADKLLEFRSHQDGFLDTSFDTISGSGANGAIIHYKPESDSCSTVDGKKLFLLDSGGQYIDGTTDITRTVHFGEPSAREKECFTRVLQGHIALDQAVFPENTPGFVLDAFARSSLWKVGLDYRHGTGHGVGAALNVHEGPHSISFRFGNITPLLTGMIVSNEPGYYEDHHFGIRIENLLYVKEEDTPNRFGGIGYLGFEKLTFVPIQTKLVDISLLSVAEVEWLNSYHLQVWEKVSPLLDGSARQWLWNNTQPITKL; encoded by the exons ATGGATTCTTCATTATCAGTTTCCACTACCATGCTTACTTGCTCTTCCAAACTTCACCATTATCCACCTCGAAGTTTTCGTTTCCTCACTTTCTCCCTTCCCATTTTCCGCAAACTCGGAATTTGCCccaaatttctttcaaaatctccaAATCTTACTGTCAGAAGTTCCAGTTCCATCACTGCTAAACCCTCCTGGGAATTTCAGAAAAAGGGTAGCGGAAAAGAACAGGATAACAAGCTTCGTGCTCTTCGTGAGATCTTTACTAGACCTGGTGTTAATGTTGATGCTTATATTATTCCTTCCCAAGACGCCCATCAG AGTGAGTTCATTGCCGAATGTTATATGCGAAGAGCCTATATATCAGGATTTACAGGAAGTGCAGGCACTGCGGTTGTTACCAAGGATAAAGCAGCCTTGTGGACAGATGGGCGATATTTTTTACAG GCTGAGAAGCAGTTGAACTCTAGTTGGGATCTCATGAGAGCTGGTAACATGGGGGTGCCTACTCCTAGTCAGTGGGTTAACACTGTCCTAGCACCTGGTTGCAGGATCGGCATAGATCCT TTTCTTTTTTCATCTGATGCTGCAAAAGAATTCAAAGAGGACATTTCTAAAGGGAACCATGAGTTGGTCTTTTTGTATGATTTCAACCTTGTAGATGAAATTTGGAAAGAGTCGAGACCAAATCCTCCAAAGGAACCAATTAGATTGCATGACCTAAAATATGCTGGTGTAAATGTGTCGTCAAAGCTTTCATGCTTGAGATCTGAATTAAGAAATGCTGGTGCATCGGCGATTGTTATCTCCATGCTTGACGAAATTGCATGGCTATTGAACTTG AGAGGTAATGATATTCGACATTCACCAGTCATGTACGCATATTTAGTTGTGGAGATAGATGGGGCAAAATTGTTCGTAGATGATACTAAAGTAACACCTGAAGTTATGGAGCACTTGACAAATGCTGGCATAGAATTGAGAGCATATGAGTCCATTCTTTCTGAAATTGAAAG TTTGGCAGCAAAAGGAGCAAACCTTTGGTTGGACACTTCATCAGTCAATGCTGCTATTGTAAATGCATATGAATCAGCTTGTTACAAATATCCTTGGGATTCTGCAAAAAGCAGGAAGAAGCGGACTGCCAACCTTGATTCCAATGGTCAATCTGGGGGACCATGTGCAGTATATAGGAGTTCTCCTGTCTCTCTGAGTAAAGCTGTCAAAAATGATGCTGAGTTAGAAGGGATGCGTAACTGCCATCTAAG GGATGCGGCTGCATTAGCTCAATTTTGGGCTTGGCTGGAGGATGAAATCCAAAGGGATGTTGTTCTGACAGAAGTAGAAGTTGCTGACAAACTTCTTGAATTTCGCTCACACCAGGATGGCTTTCTTGATACAAGCTTCGACACCATAAGtg GTTCGGGTGCCAATGGTGCTATAATACATTACAAGCCAGAGTCAGATAGTTGTAGCACTGTGGATGGGAAGAAACTCTTCCTTTTAGACAGTGGAGGCCAATATATTGATGGAACGACTGATATTACGAGGACAGTGCATTTTGGTGAACCATCTGcaagagaaaaagaatgttTTACCCGAGTACTACAG GGTCACATAGCACTTGACCAAGCAGTTTTCCCTGAGAATACACCTGGTTTCGTGTTGGATGCATTTGCACGGTCTTCCTTATGGAAGGTTGGCCTTGATTACCGGCATG GAACTGGGCATGGTGTTGGAGCTGCACTAAATGTTCATGAAGGCCCACATAGCATTAGTTTCCGCTTTGGGAATATCACTCCTTTGTTGACAGGCATGATTGTCAGCAATGAACCAGGTTACTATGAAGACCATCATTTTGGTATTCGAATTGAG AATCTTCTTTACGTTAAAGAAGAAGATACACCGAATCGTTTTGGAGGAATAGGATATCTGGGATTTGAAAAGCTTACTTTTGTTCCCATACAG ACTAAACTGGTGGACATATCTTTGCTCTCTGTTGCGGAAGTGGAGTGGCTCAATAGTTACCATTTGCAAGTTTGGGAGAAG GTTTCACCTCTGCTGGATGGCTCTGCACGTCAATGGCTTTGGAACAACACACAGCCTATTACAAAGCTGTAA